The Opitutales bacterium ASA1 genome window below encodes:
- the rpsG gene encoding 30S ribosomal protein S7 — protein MSRRRRATKRVRQPDVRYNSPLVAHLVNAIMQSGKRTTAQAIVYGAFEKVSEKLEKGDPIDILLGALENIRPKLEVKSRRVGGATYQVPVEISFERQESLALRWMVNAADARKGTPMRDALAAEIVDAYNNTGTIVKKKDDVHKMAQANRAFAHLRW, from the coding sequence ATGTCGCGTCGTCGTAGAGCCACAAAACGCGTCCGTCAGCCGGACGTTCGCTACAACAGCCCGCTGGTCGCCCATCTCGTCAACGCGATCATGCAAAGCGGCAAGCGTACCACCGCTCAGGCCATCGTTTACGGGGCCTTCGAAAAGGTTTCGGAGAAACTCGAGAAGGGCGACCCGATCGACATTCTCCTCGGCGCTCTCGAGAATATCCGTCCCAAACTCGAAGTGAAGAGCCGCCGCGTCGGCGGTGCCACGTACCAAGTTCCCGTCGAGATCTCGTTCGAACGGCAAGAGAGCCTCGCGCTCCGTTGGATGGTCAACGCCGCCGACGCTCGCAAAGGCACGCCGATGCGCGATGCCCTCGCGGCCGAAATCGTCGACGCCTACAACAACACCGGCACGATCGTGAAGAAGAAGGACGACGTGCACAAGATGGCCCAAGCGAACCGCGCTTTCGCCCACCTACGCTGGTAA
- the rpsL gene encoding 30S ribosomal protein S12: protein MPTINQLVRKGRRQIRAKSKSPALSSNPFRRGVCVQVMTRTPKKPNSAIRKVAKVRLTNGSEVISYIPDEGHNLQEHSIVLVRGGRVKDLPGVRYHIVRGTLDALGVEKRRRSRSKYGVKRPKAGK from the coding sequence ATGCCCACGATCAACCAGCTCGTTCGTAAAGGCCGCCGCCAAATCCGAGCCAAGTCCAAGTCTCCGGCGCTCTCGAGCAATCCGTTCCGCCGCGGCGTCTGCGTGCAGGTGATGACGCGCACCCCGAAAAAGCCGAACTCCGCGATCCGCAAGGTCGCCAAAGTCCGTCTCACCAACGGCAGCGAAGTCATTTCCTACATACCCGACGAAGGGCACAATCTGCAGGAGCACAGCATCGTCTTGGTCCGTGGTGGCCGTGTGAAGGATCTTCCCGGTGTGCGCTACCACATCGTCCGCGGAACGCTCGACGCCCTCGGAGTCGAAAAGCGCCGTCGCAGCCGATCCAAGTACGGAGTCAAGCGTCCCAAAGCCGGAAAGTAA
- the rpoC gene encoding DNA-directed RNA polymerase subunit beta', producing the protein MSTEEARQVLGAEREESFDCVSITVASPDTIRSWSQGEVKNPETINYRTFKPEPGGLFCQKIFGPVRDYECACGKYKRIKYKDVICDRCGVAVTVSRVRRERMGHIELAVPVAHIWFLKSMPSRLGLLLDMTARSLERVIYYENYMVVDPGRTPLEEKQLLTDTEYRQAIEEYGDDAFVARMGAEAIRDVLARMDMESTVAELQESMRSTRSKQIKKKLAKRLKVLQGFIKSKSRPEWMILEVLPVIPPDLRPLVPLEGGRFATSDLNDLYRRVINRNNRLRNLLQLKTPDVIIHNEKRMLQEAVDALFDNGRHGRPVTGAGNRPLKSLSDMLKGKQGRFRQNLLGKRVDYSGRSVIVIGPELKLNQCGLPKKMALVLFEPFIIRRLKELGFVHTVRGARKMIEKKSPEVWDILEEVTKGHPVMLNRAPTLHRLSIQAFEPVLIEGEAIRVHPLVCTAYNADFDGDQMAVHVPLSMEAVMEAKLLMMSTNNIFSPSSGKPILTPSQDIVLGAYYLTIKPRKDPPKGAHVPLMGTVDEVLFAEMDGAVSVHDWVDVPNPDYGRDTVFGNKERKVIRTTVGRVKFNQIWPRDLGFINFPVPKGKLGDLILNTYKVAGDYATVETLDALKELGFAVATKAGISIGIDDMIIPPAKVDIVANARKRIDEVEGQYRRGIITEGERKNKVIDIWTSTTDQIAKAVFDRLDANDGKPGVNPVFLMMDSGARGNRQQVRQLCGTRGLMAKPSGEIIERPILSSFREGLTVLEYFISTHGARKGLADTALKTADAGYLTRKLCDVAMDVIITQEDCGSRDGIWKRAIFEGDDEIVALRERIVGRFSSDDVPNPLNPSEYLVRSGEFISEEIAALIDEAGIERIKVMSPLTCTAEHGIDAKSYGINPATNRVAKLGDAVGIIAAQSIGEPGTQLTMRTFHIGGVASKIFKNPEITTRNAGRLKFKGLRLVQTKEGANIVLNKTGSIQILDEADRELEAYDIVVGSVLLAGDNQMVDKGARIAVWDPYNIPVLSEKAGLVSFRDMIPGVTIKRELDESTGRIATTVIEHKEDLNPTVEILDRTSHKPIATYSIPTGAQVVVNERDEISAGSLLAKTPRQASKTRDITGGLPRVAELFEARRPKEATEMARIDGVVTMGGTVRGKRRLIVTNEEAGQEEEHLIPHGKQIIVQPGDRVAKGQHLTEGSADPHEILEILGPSALYDFLLNEVQEVYRLQGVTINDKHIEVIIRQMLRKVRITDPGDSEWFWGEQIERSHFLRDNRRLVEAGGKPAEAEPILLGITKASLETESFISAASFQETTRVLTDASTLGKVDNLTGFKENVIMGHLIPAGTGLPQFRHLRITLPMGEELDHLPVESTGEVV; encoded by the coding sequence ATGAGTACGGAAGAAGCACGTCAGGTCCTGGGTGCAGAACGCGAAGAGTCTTTCGACTGTGTTTCGATCACGGTCGCTTCCCCGGACACGATCCGCTCGTGGTCGCAAGGGGAGGTCAAGAATCCCGAGACGATCAATTACCGCACGTTCAAGCCCGAGCCGGGTGGTCTTTTCTGCCAAAAGATCTTCGGCCCGGTGCGCGACTACGAGTGCGCCTGCGGCAAATACAAGCGGATCAAGTACAAGGACGTCATCTGCGACCGCTGCGGCGTCGCCGTGACGGTTTCGCGCGTCCGCCGCGAGCGCATGGGCCACATCGAACTGGCCGTGCCGGTGGCACACATCTGGTTCCTCAAGAGCATGCCGAGCCGCCTCGGTCTGCTCCTCGACATGACCGCTCGTTCGCTCGAGCGCGTCATTTACTACGAGAACTACATGGTCGTCGATCCGGGTCGCACGCCGTTGGAGGAGAAACAACTCCTCACCGACACGGAGTATCGTCAGGCGATCGAGGAGTACGGTGACGACGCCTTCGTTGCTCGCATGGGTGCCGAAGCGATTCGCGACGTTCTTGCGCGGATGGACATGGAGTCCACTGTCGCCGAGCTCCAAGAGTCGATGCGGAGCACCCGCTCGAAGCAGATCAAGAAGAAGTTGGCGAAGCGCCTGAAGGTGCTCCAAGGCTTCATCAAGTCGAAGTCGCGGCCGGAGTGGATGATCCTCGAGGTCCTCCCCGTCATCCCGCCCGACCTCCGTCCCCTCGTGCCGCTCGAAGGCGGCCGTTTCGCGACGTCCGACCTCAACGACCTCTACCGCCGCGTCATCAACCGCAACAACCGGTTGCGGAACCTGCTGCAGCTCAAGACGCCCGATGTCATCATCCACAACGAGAAGCGGATGCTGCAGGAGGCCGTCGACGCGCTCTTCGACAACGGCCGTCACGGCCGCCCCGTGACGGGTGCAGGCAATCGCCCCCTCAAGTCCCTGAGCGACATGCTCAAGGGCAAACAGGGGCGTTTCCGCCAGAATCTTCTCGGCAAGCGCGTCGACTACTCCGGTCGCTCGGTCATCGTCATCGGTCCCGAGTTGAAGCTCAACCAATGCGGTCTTCCCAAGAAGATGGCGTTGGTGCTCTTCGAGCCGTTCATCATCCGTCGCCTCAAGGAGCTGGGCTTCGTGCACACCGTCCGCGGTGCGCGCAAGATGATCGAGAAGAAGTCGCCCGAAGTGTGGGACATTCTCGAAGAGGTGACGAAGGGGCACCCGGTCATGCTCAACCGTGCGCCGACGTTGCACCGTCTTTCTATCCAAGCCTTCGAGCCGGTCTTGATCGAAGGCGAAGCGATCCGCGTGCACCCGCTCGTCTGCACCGCCTACAACGCCGACTTCGACGGCGACCAGATGGCCGTGCACGTGCCCCTCTCGATGGAGGCCGTGATGGAGGCGAAGTTGTTGATGATGTCCACCAACAACATCTTCTCGCCTTCCAGCGGAAAGCCGATCCTCACGCCTTCGCAGGACATCGTCCTCGGTGCCTATTACCTCACCATCAAGCCCCGCAAGGATCCGCCCAAGGGTGCTCACGTGCCGCTCATGGGCACGGTCGACGAAGTGCTCTTCGCCGAGATGGACGGTGCAGTGTCGGTCCACGATTGGGTCGACGTGCCGAATCCCGACTACGGACGCGACACCGTCTTCGGAAACAAGGAGCGCAAGGTCATCCGCACCACCGTCGGTCGCGTTAAGTTCAACCAGATCTGGCCGCGCGATCTCGGATTCATCAACTTCCCCGTTCCCAAGGGCAAGTTGGGCGACCTCATCCTCAACACCTACAAGGTCGCGGGCGACTACGCGACGGTCGAGACGCTCGACGCGCTCAAGGAACTCGGATTCGCCGTCGCCACCAAGGCCGGCATCTCGATCGGTATCGACGACATGATCATCCCGCCCGCGAAGGTCGACATCGTCGCCAACGCGCGGAAGCGGATCGACGAGGTCGAAGGTCAGTATCGCCGAGGCATCATCACCGAGGGCGAGCGCAAGAACAAGGTCATCGACATCTGGACGAGCACCACCGACCAGATCGCCAAAGCCGTGTTCGATCGCCTCGACGCCAACGACGGCAAGCCGGGCGTGAACCCCGTCTTCCTCATGATGGACTCCGGTGCGCGTGGTAATCGCCAACAGGTGCGCCAGCTGTGCGGAACCCGCGGACTCATGGCCAAGCCCTCCGGCGAGATCATCGAGCGTCCGATTTTGTCGTCGTTCCGCGAGGGACTGACGGTTCTCGAGTACTTCATCTCGACCCACGGTGCCCGCAAGGGTCTCGCCGACACGGCCTTGAAGACGGCCGACGCCGGCTACCTCACGCGCAAGCTGTGCGACGTCGCGATGGACGTCATCATCACGCAAGAGGATTGCGGTTCTCGCGACGGCATCTGGAAGCGGGCGATCTTCGAAGGTGACGACGAGATCGTCGCCTTGCGCGAGCGCATCGTCGGCCGCTTCTCCAGCGACGACGTTCCCAACCCGCTCAACCCTTCGGAATACCTCGTCCGTTCCGGCGAGTTCATTTCCGAAGAGATCGCCGCTCTCATCGACGAGGCCGGCATCGAACGGATCAAGGTCATGTCGCCGCTCACCTGCACGGCCGAGCACGGCATCGACGCCAAGTCCTACGGCATCAATCCCGCCACCAACCGCGTCGCCAAACTCGGTGACGCCGTCGGCATCATCGCGGCGCAGTCGATCGGTGAACCCGGCACGCAGCTGACGATGCGCACCTTCCACATCGGTGGTGTCGCCTCGAAGATCTTCAAGAACCCGGAGATCACCACCCGCAACGCAGGTCGTTTGAAGTTCAAGGGACTGCGTTTGGTGCAGACGAAGGAAGGCGCCAACATCGTCCTCAACAAGACCGGCTCCATCCAGATCCTCGACGAAGCCGATCGCGAGCTCGAGGCCTACGACATCGTCGTGGGTTCCGTGCTCCTCGCTGGAGACAACCAGATGGTCGACAAGGGAGCCCGCATCGCGGTGTGGGATCCCTACAACATCCCGGTCCTCTCCGAGAAGGCCGGTCTCGTGTCGTTCCGCGACATGATCCCGGGTGTCACGATCAAGCGCGAGCTCGACGAGAGCACGGGCCGCATCGCCACGACCGTGATCGAGCACAAAGAGGATCTCAATCCGACCGTCGAGATCCTCGATCGCACGAGCCACAAGCCGATCGCGACCTACAGCATCCCCACGGGTGCACAGGTGGTGGTCAACGAACGCGACGAGATTTCCGCCGGCTCGCTCCTGGCCAAGACGCCCCGTCAGGCGTCGAAGACGAGGGACATCACCGGTGGTCTACCGCGTGTCGCCGAACTCTTCGAAGCGCGGCGGCCGAAAGAGGCCACCGAAATGGCCCGCATCGACGGCGTCGTCACCATGGGCGGTACCGTCCGTGGCAAGCGCCGGTTGATCGTGACGAACGAAGAGGCAGGGCAGGAGGAGGAGCACCTCATTCCGCACGGCAAGCAGATCATCGTGCAGCCGGGTGACCGTGTCGCGAAGGGCCAGCACCTGACCGAAGGTTCCGCCGACCCGCACGAGATCTTGGAGATCCTCGGGCCTTCAGCGCTCTACGACTTCCTTCTCAACGAGGTCCAAGAGGTTTACCGCCTGCAGGGCGTCACCATCAACGACAAGCACATAGAAGTCATCATCCGCCAGATGCTCCGCAAGGTACGCATCACGGATCCGGGTGACTCCGAGTGGTTCTGGGGCGAGCAAATCGAGCGTTCGCACTTCCTGCGCGACAACCGCAGGCTCGTCGAAGCCGGCGGCAAACCCGCCGAAGCCGAACCGATCCTTCTCGGAATCACCAAGGCTTCGCTCGAGACGGAGAGCTTCATCTCGGCAGCGTCGTTCCAGGAAACCACCCGAGTGCTCACCGACGCCTCCACGCTCGGCAAGGTCGACAACCTCACCGGCTTCAAGGAAAACGTGATCATGGGACACTTGATCCCCGCCGGTACGGGCCTCCCGCAGTTCCGCCACCTCCGCATCACGCTGCCCATGGGCGAGGAACTCGATCACCTCCCCGTCGAATCGACCGGCGAAGTCGTTTGA
- the rpoB gene encoding DNA-directed RNA polymerase subunit beta: protein MVDRSNFGKLKEVIQPPNLIEIQINSYLEYLQKEVPASQRRAVGLEAVFREVFPIQSYDERLTLEYVSYTIGDPKNTELECYREGITYSVPLYVKLRLREEAFIKDEDIYMGEIPMVTDRGSFIINGADRVVVSQLHRSPGICFEVATHPNGKLLHSFRIIPDRGTWLEVQFDNNDLLYVYLDRRRRRRKFLITTLLRALGFSTDVDILGLFYDIQDLETTKALELENVSSLVLVEDAIDAQKGVVLARAFEPLTKAIVRQFDQHGIHSLRVIDTTVDEGAIIRALKKDPTRNEEEALKEIYKRLRPGEPPTVANSKALLKRLFFDPKRYDLGRVGRYKINQKLNLKTDLEAGRILNSEDIVEASKYLIRLKKGDGVVDDIDHLGSRRVRTVGELLANQCRVGLARTERLVRERMTLFDQSVDSITPQKLINPKALTTVIRDFFARSQLSQFMDQINPLAELTHKRRLSALGPGGLNRDRAGFEVRDVHPSHYGRICPIETPEGPNIGLINSLSIYSRVNEFGFIETPYRICRDGVAAEEIDYLTADQEEGKVIAQANSELDESGRFIGKVTVRKSGNFLEVLPEEVDYMDVSPKQLVSVASGLVPFLEHDDANRALMGSNMQRQGVPLLQTESPFVGTGIEERVARDSKTVVVSEHDGIVASVDARRIVISQDGELPARFDRNPKSDPKAGVWVYELRKFMRSNAGTCFNQKPIVKKGAAIKAGDIIADGPSTDRGELALGRNVLVAFMPWNGYNFEDAILISEKVLKEDIFTSIHIQEFEVTARDTKLGPEEITRDIPNVGEDALKNLDHNGVVRIGAEVKPGDILVGKITPKSETELAPEEKLLRAIFGEKAADVKDTSLVVPSGVNGIIMDVKVSSRIDFEKEKLSPSDRRRQVKQINEDYKTQMEKLREGLTEALSNILLGEKIPLDVVNGETGEVIIPANRKITKTLLRKLAAVSKHIEIDPSPVRIKIMEIIGSYQSKFDELETDRERKIGGIEAGDEVAPGVIKQVKVYVATKQKLEVGDKMAGRHGNKGVVAKIVPEEDMPYLPDGTPIQICLNPLGVPSRMNVGQVLETHLGWACSKLGFRVATPVFDGIAEKKVREYLRDAHLPVSGKSMLYDGRTGEKLDQDVVVGFIYMMKLNHLVSHKIHARAVGPYSLVTQQPLGGKAQYGGQRFGEMEVWALEAYGAAYTLQELLTVKSDDVAGRTKIYESLVKGDTSLSAGTPESFNVLIKEMQALGLDVRLQKSDVLNPAV, encoded by the coding sequence ATGGTCGACCGCTCCAATTTCGGTAAGCTCAAGGAAGTAATCCAGCCGCCCAATCTGATCGAGATCCAGATCAACTCGTATCTGGAGTATCTACAGAAGGAAGTGCCTGCGAGCCAGCGCCGCGCCGTCGGCTTGGAAGCCGTCTTCCGCGAGGTCTTTCCGATCCAGAGCTACGACGAGCGTCTTACGCTCGAGTACGTTTCCTACACGATCGGAGATCCCAAGAACACGGAGCTCGAATGCTACCGTGAGGGGATCACGTATTCGGTGCCGCTGTACGTGAAGCTGCGCTTGCGCGAAGAGGCGTTCATCAAGGACGAGGACATCTACATGGGCGAAATCCCGATGGTGACCGACCGCGGGTCGTTCATCATCAACGGTGCCGACCGCGTGGTGGTCAGCCAGCTCCACCGTTCGCCCGGCATTTGCTTCGAGGTGGCGACACACCCGAACGGGAAACTGCTTCATTCTTTCCGTATCATCCCGGATCGCGGCACGTGGCTCGAGGTCCAGTTCGACAACAACGACCTCCTCTACGTCTACCTCGACCGTCGCCGTCGCCGCCGGAAGTTCCTCATCACGACTCTGCTGCGCGCGCTCGGGTTCAGCACCGACGTGGACATCCTCGGACTGTTTTACGACATTCAGGATCTGGAGACCACGAAAGCACTCGAGTTGGAAAACGTCTCGAGCCTCGTCCTCGTCGAAGACGCAATCGACGCGCAAAAGGGAGTCGTGCTTGCGCGCGCGTTCGAGCCCCTCACCAAGGCGATCGTTCGTCAGTTCGATCAGCACGGCATCCACTCGTTGCGCGTGATCGACACCACGGTCGACGAAGGCGCGATCATCCGAGCGCTCAAGAAGGATCCCACCCGCAACGAGGAGGAAGCGCTCAAGGAAATCTACAAGCGGCTCCGTCCGGGTGAACCGCCGACCGTCGCCAACTCGAAGGCGCTCCTGAAGCGTCTCTTCTTCGATCCCAAGCGTTACGATCTCGGTCGGGTGGGGCGCTACAAGATCAACCAGAAGCTCAACCTCAAGACCGATCTCGAGGCCGGGCGCATCCTCAACTCCGAGGACATCGTCGAAGCATCGAAGTACCTCATCCGCCTCAAGAAGGGTGACGGGGTCGTCGACGACATCGATCACCTCGGCAGCCGCCGCGTCCGCACCGTGGGCGAGTTGCTCGCCAACCAGTGCCGTGTCGGTCTCGCCCGCACCGAACGTCTCGTGCGCGAGCGCATGACGCTGTTCGATCAGAGCGTGGACTCGATCACGCCGCAGAAGCTGATCAACCCGAAGGCGCTGACCACGGTCATCCGGGACTTCTTCGCCCGTAGTCAGCTCTCGCAGTTCATGGACCAGATCAATCCTCTGGCCGAACTGACGCACAAGCGCCGTCTTTCCGCGCTCGGACCGGGCGGCCTCAACCGCGATCGTGCCGGCTTCGAAGTGCGCGACGTGCACCCCTCGCACTACGGACGTATCTGCCCGATCGAAACGCCGGAAGGTCCGAACATCGGTCTCATCAACTCCCTCTCGATCTACTCTCGTGTCAACGAGTTCGGCTTCATCGAGACGCCGTACCGCATCTGCCGCGACGGAGTCGCCGCCGAGGAGATCGACTACCTCACCGCCGACCAAGAGGAAGGCAAGGTCATCGCCCAAGCGAACTCCGAGCTCGACGAGAGCGGTCGTTTCATCGGCAAGGTCACCGTCCGCAAGAGCGGCAACTTCCTCGAAGTTTTGCCCGAGGAAGTGGACTACATGGACGTCTCCCCGAAGCAGCTCGTTTCGGTCGCTTCGGGTCTCGTGCCGTTCCTCGAGCACGACGACGCCAACCGCGCGCTCATGGGCTCGAACATGCAGCGTCAAGGCGTTCCGCTCTTGCAGACGGAGTCGCCGTTCGTGGGCACCGGCATCGAGGAGCGCGTCGCACGCGACTCCAAGACGGTTGTCGTTTCCGAACACGACGGTATCGTGGCTTCGGTCGACGCCCGCCGGATCGTGATCAGCCAAGACGGTGAGCTTCCGGCTCGTTTCGACCGCAATCCCAAGTCCGACCCGAAGGCTGGGGTTTGGGTCTACGAACTGCGCAAGTTCATGCGCTCGAACGCCGGTACCTGCTTCAACCAGAAGCCCATCGTGAAGAAGGGCGCGGCCATCAAGGCCGGCGACATCATCGCGGACGGTCCATCGACCGACCGCGGCGAGCTCGCGCTCGGTCGCAACGTGCTGGTCGCGTTCATGCCGTGGAACGGATACAACTTCGAGGACGCCATTCTCATCTCCGAAAAGGTGCTCAAGGAGGACATCTTCACCTCGATCCACATCCAGGAATTCGAGGTCACCGCGCGCGATACCAAGCTCGGACCCGAAGAAATCACCCGCGACATCCCGAACGTCGGCGAAGACGCGCTGAAGAATCTCGACCACAACGGCGTCGTTCGCATCGGTGCCGAGGTGAAGCCCGGCGACATCCTCGTCGGCAAGATCACGCCCAAGAGCGAAACCGAACTCGCGCCGGAAGAAAAACTCCTGCGCGCCATCTTCGGTGAGAAAGCCGCCGACGTGAAGGACACCTCGCTCGTGGTGCCCTCGGGCGTCAACGGCATCATCATGGATGTGAAGGTCTCCAGCCGGATCGACTTCGAGAAGGAGAAGCTCAGCCCCTCCGACCGTCGTCGTCAGGTGAAGCAGATCAACGAGGACTACAAGACGCAGATGGAGAAGCTCCGCGAGGGGCTCACCGAGGCGTTGTCCAACATCCTCCTCGGCGAAAAGATCCCGCTCGACGTGGTCAACGGCGAGACCGGCGAGGTCATCATTCCCGCCAACCGCAAGATCACCAAGACGCTCCTGCGCAAGCTCGCCGCCGTCTCCAAGCACATCGAGATCGATCCGTCTCCGGTGCGCATCAAGATCATGGAGATCATCGGTTCCTACCAGTCGAAGTTCGACGAGTTGGAAACCGACCGTGAGCGCAAGATCGGAGGGATCGAAGCGGGCGACGAAGTCGCTCCGGGAGTCATCAAGCAGGTCAAGGTCTACGTCGCCACCAAGCAGAAGCTCGAGGTCGGAGACAAGATGGCTGGACGTCACGGCAACAAGGGCGTGGTCGCGAAGATCGTGCCCGAGGAGGACATGCCGTATTTGCCCGACGGCACGCCCATTCAGATCTGTCTCAACCCGCTCGGCGTGCCTTCGCGCATGAACGTCGGACAGGTGCTCGAAACTCACCTCGGTTGGGCCTGCAGCAAGCTCGGCTTCCGCGTCGCGACCCCGGTCTTCGACGGTATCGCCGAAAAGAAGGTCCGCGAGTATCTGCGCGACGCCCACCTCCCCGTGTCCGGCAAGAGCATGCTCTACGACGGTCGCACCGGCGAGAAACTCGATCAAGACGTGGTCGTCGGCTTCATCTACATGATGAAGTTGAATCACCTCGTCTCCCACAAGATCCACGCCCGCGCGGTCGGACCTTACTCCCTCGTCACGCAGCAGCCTTTGGGTGGAAAAGCCCAATACGGCGGCCAGCGCTTCGGCGAAATGGAGGTGTGGGCGCTCGAGGCCTACGGCGCCGCCTACACGCTCCAAGAGCTGCTCACGGTGAAGTCCGACGACGTCGCCGGACGCACCAAGATCTACGAGTCGCTCGTGAAGGGAGACACCTCTCTCTCCGCCGGCACTCCCGAATCGTTCAACGTCCTCATCAAAGAAATGCAGGCCCTCGGCTTGGACGTCCGCCTCCAGAAGAGCGACGTCCTCAACCCCGCGGTCTGA
- the rplL gene encoding 50S ribosomal protein L7/L12, which translates to MSSITKEQVIEWLSSQSVLDIAGLVKDLEAKWGVSAAAPVAVAAAPAAGAAAAAPAEEKTEFDVILVNAGANKIGVIKEVRAITSLGLKEAKDLVEGAPKPVKEGASKADAEEIKKKLEAAGAKVELK; encoded by the coding sequence ATGTCCAGCATCACCAAAGAACAGGTCATCGAGTGGCTCAGCAGCCAGTCGGTTCTCGATATCGCGGGTCTCGTCAAGGACCTCGAAGCCAAGTGGGGCGTCAGCGCCGCCGCCCCTGTCGCCGTCGCCGCCGCTCCGGCTGCCGGTGCCGCCGCCGCCGCTCCTGCGGAGGAGAAGACCGAATTCGACGTCATCCTCGTCAACGCCGGCGCAAACAAGATCGGCGTGATCAAGGAAGTCCGTGCCATCACCAGCCTCGGCTTGAAAGAAGCCAAGGACTTGGTCGAAGGTGCTCCGAAGCCCGTCAAGGAAGGTGCTTCGAAAGCGGACGCCGAGGAAATCAAGAAGAAGCTCGAGGCCGCTGGCGCCAAGGTCGAGCTCAAGTAA
- the rplJ gene encoding 50S ribosomal protein L10: protein MRSEKEFLVAEVENHLRKSDYVYLADFARINVSEVGDLRDKLAAENAEFHVVKNSILRVAAKRLELPDLDAWLSGQTAIVVGGKNPSGVAKIIRGFFEGASKGDVKVGVVSGRTYGKDDVKVLSELPSLDVLRAQLLGLLTTPARSFLFVLNGVPTSLLNVLQAKAKESGN, encoded by the coding sequence ATGAGATCCGAGAAAGAATTCCTCGTCGCCGAGGTCGAAAATCACCTGCGGAAGTCCGACTACGTTTATCTTGCGGACTTCGCCCGCATCAACGTTTCGGAAGTGGGGGATCTACGCGACAAGCTCGCTGCGGAAAACGCAGAGTTCCACGTCGTCAAGAACAGCATCCTCCGTGTCGCCGCAAAGCGCTTGGAGTTGCCCGACTTGGACGCGTGGTTGTCCGGTCAAACGGCGATCGTCGTCGGAGGTAAGAACCCGTCCGGCGTGGCCAAGATCATCCGCGGTTTCTTCGAGGGCGCCTCGAAAGGCGACGTCAAGGTCGGCGTCGTCTCCGGCCGCACCTACGGGAAGGACGACGTCAAAGTTCTCTCCGAACTGCCTTCGCTCGACGTCTTGCGCGCCCAGCTCCTCGGGTTGCTCACCACGCCGGCGCGCAGTTTCCTCTTCGTCCTCAACGGCGTTCCCACCAGCCTCCTCAACGTGCTCCAAGCGAAAGCCAAGGAGTCGGGCAACTGA
- the rplA gene encoding 50S ribosomal protein L1 has protein sequence MKKPSKKYRASLEVADLAKEYPLAEAVATLYRLPKAKFDETVDLSLRLAVDPRQGDQMVRGTVALPNGSGKKVRVLAFTENPDAARAAGAEVAGLKDVIAKIQEGWMDFDVAVATPEAMKEVRTIARVLGPKGLMPNPKSGTVSDNIAQAIKDVKAGRVEFKMDKAANVGVGIGKRSFTPEQIVENLGAALAAIGKARPASIKGKFIHSVVISTTMSPGVRLASSEYSKI, from the coding sequence ATGAAGAAACCGTCAAAGAAATACCGTGCCTCCCTCGAGGTGGCCGACCTCGCGAAGGAGTATCCCCTCGCCGAGGCCGTGGCCACTTTGTATCGCCTGCCTAAGGCGAAGTTCGACGAGACCGTCGACCTGTCCCTCCGCCTCGCCGTCGATCCCCGTCAAGGTGATCAGATGGTGCGCGGTACCGTCGCTTTGCCCAACGGCAGTGGGAAGAAGGTCCGCGTTCTGGCGTTCACCGAGAATCCCGATGCTGCCCGGGCTGCCGGAGCGGAGGTCGCGGGCCTCAAGGACGTCATCGCGAAGATCCAAGAAGGGTGGATGGATTTCGACGTCGCCGTGGCCACGCCCGAGGCGATGAAGGAAGTCCGAACCATCGCCCGCGTTCTCGGTCCGAAGGGGCTCATGCCCAATCCCAAGTCCGGCACCGTGAGCGACAACATCGCTCAAGCGATCAAGGACGTGAAGGCCGGTCGCGTGGAATTCAAGATGGACAAGGCGGCCAACGTGGGTGTCGGAATCGGCAAGCGCTCCTTCACTCCCGAACAGATCGTCGAGAACCTCGGTGCCGCCCTTGCCGCCATCGGCAAGGCGCGCCCGGCTTCGATCAAGGGCAAGTTCATCCACTCGGTCGTCATTTCGACGACGATGAGCCCGGGCGTACGCCTGGCTTCGAGCGAGTATTCCAAGATCTGA
- the rplK gene encoding 50S ribosomal protein L11, with amino-acid sequence MAKKVTGIIRLQLPAGAANPAPPVGPALGAQGVNIMAFCKEFNARTKDQAGMILPVVITVYGDKSFTFILKSPPAAVLLKKAVNIASGSAVPNRDKVGKVTRKQLLEIAKLKKKDLNSKSDDAAINVIAGTARSMGIDVVD; translated from the coding sequence ATGGCCAAGAAAGTCACCGGCATCATTCGCCTTCAGCTCCCCGCCGGAGCTGCCAATCCCGCTCCCCCAGTCGGTCCCGCACTCGGTGCCCAGGGCGTCAACATCATGGCGTTCTGCAAGGAGTTCAATGCGCGGACCAAGGATCAGGCGGGCATGATTCTCCCCGTGGTCATCACGGTTTACGGAGACAAGTCGTTCACCTTCATTCTCAAGTCGCCGCCGGCTGCGGTGCTCCTGAAAAAGGCGGTGAACATCGCCTCGGGTTCCGCCGTGCCGAATCGCGACAAGGTCGGCAAGGTGACCCGCAAACAGCTTCTCGAAATCGCGAAGCTGAAGAAGAAGGATCTCAATTCCAAGAGCGACGATGCCGCGATCAACGTGATCGCCGGGACTGCCCGCAGCATGGGCATCGACGTCGTCGATTGA